One Bifidobacterium crudilactis genomic region harbors:
- the hrpA gene encoding ATP-dependent RNA helicase HrpA codes for MIFDYPQELPVSAAKEDIEAAIRRSQVVIISGQTGSGKTTQIPKILMQMGRGTHGHQIVHTQPRRIAARSVAERIASELHSKLGDEVGFQVRFTDESSSKTRLRVVTDGILLAQIQRDPKLMAYDTIVIDEAHERSLNIDFLLGYLTTLLPKRPDLKLIITSATIDSLKFSEHFSRALHKDVPVIEVSGRTYPVQIVYEPTDGLPALMQEVPGFTVSSRHGGDNVNDRENSLDMPEAVARACSELITHSQHERGPRDVLVFAAGERDIHDYEHSLRRHFGERANDMSRSDAIEIMPLFARLSSKEQHKVFEHHQHQRIVIATNVAETSLTVPGIRYVVDPGTARISRYSKAAKVQRLPIEDISQASADQRAGRCGRLADGIAVRLYGKDDYDGRPRFTEPEILRTSLGAVVLHMLSVGVARTAQDVADFGFIDQPDMRAVSDGFNELTELGAISRRRGEVHLTKTGRQLARIPIDVRLGRMVIEASRNTPNVLACVLVIVAFLSLQDPRERPEEHREEADRCHNRYADERSDFMTALNIWDRFFQADGERSNSTLRKLCSSEYMSYIRMRQWRDLVRQLHDMTREFKFRVGEVLPSQRPAPEVQALPQNQQAAHSLTCSWDDQGIHRAMLSGLLSNIGMQVVHESKASDFTGLKGAARARAMKRASKLARNDYQGARGTRFALFPASGVSKTTPDWVMVTGLVETSRLWARYAAAIDPAWAESLAGSLTRTTYADAHWSASRGSAVATSKVLLYGLPIVQDRSVQWGSINPVEARDMLIRQGLVEGDIQQRFSYDDFVEANRAILDQAGDDASRTRRIVDAVSDEDLFDFYDRVLPAEATSLAALAHWWKSEHERQPHLLDFDPDEVERLRESTEISLDDYPDHWHTVASDGTTVALKLSYIYDPQAQNDGVTVHIPLKYLSRLPEAPFSWNVPGMLDELIVSTIKSLPKALRVQFVPAPDTAKAIRAWIDAHYPELPGTKAVSGEADDMQPWPDFSQAFTSAAIAVVGAQLHPGVFNQEQLDKLPAYTRMTFSVEKPHQGKGRHHGKSSNTVLGTSKSLHDLQLQFAKQAEDSARRQVKGKAEKAAAAGKPVEQSKLLHKAGATTQSHSSMLWQGALDLLRMPTERVTSRWLGAESLMMASAPYPSTKSLVEDLQLAAVKRLLPEIQRLPDDAALQQAVSDISEVFEDTVYAVTQDTVVILRTFAQVDSAVSGPADLPLLAVLQWIKTHIDTLVHQGFLSQTPAGSLPLLEKYLRADLMRLQKAKADKARDVRWAWQAEEAEQLVSDASLRARKEPAGPLRERMVEQSTQARWMLEEFYVSLWAQELGSSGPVSIQRIRKVIAG; via the coding sequence ATGATTTTCGATTACCCCCAAGAACTCCCGGTCAGCGCAGCCAAAGAAGATATCGAGGCTGCGATTCGACGATCCCAAGTCGTGATCATCTCAGGTCAGACGGGTTCAGGAAAAACCACCCAGATCCCGAAAATACTGATGCAGATGGGACGAGGCACGCATGGCCACCAGATCGTCCACACCCAACCACGGAGAATCGCCGCAAGAAGCGTGGCGGAACGTATCGCCTCTGAACTGCACAGCAAGCTTGGTGATGAGGTTGGCTTCCAGGTCCGTTTCACCGATGAGAGCTCGTCGAAGACACGACTGCGCGTCGTCACCGATGGCATTCTGCTGGCTCAGATTCAGCGTGACCCGAAACTCATGGCCTACGACACGATCGTCATCGACGAGGCGCATGAACGCAGTCTGAACATCGATTTCCTGCTCGGATATCTGACCACCTTGCTGCCCAAACGTCCGGACCTCAAACTCATCATCACCTCGGCCACCATCGACTCCCTGAAGTTCAGCGAGCACTTCTCCAGGGCGCTGCACAAGGACGTACCGGTAATCGAGGTTTCCGGCCGCACCTACCCCGTACAGATCGTGTATGAGCCGACGGACGGTCTCCCCGCCTTGATGCAGGAGGTGCCCGGTTTCACCGTTTCATCGAGGCACGGCGGCGACAACGTCAACGACAGGGAGAATTCCCTGGACATGCCCGAAGCGGTGGCGCGAGCCTGTTCCGAGCTGATCACTCATTCACAGCACGAGCGCGGCCCCAGGGATGTTCTGGTATTCGCCGCCGGAGAACGCGATATCCATGATTACGAGCACTCCCTGCGCCGGCATTTCGGCGAGCGCGCGAACGATATGAGCCGTTCTGATGCCATCGAGATCATGCCGCTCTTCGCCAGGCTGTCATCCAAGGAACAGCATAAGGTTTTCGAACACCATCAGCATCAGCGCATCGTCATCGCCACGAACGTCGCCGAGACCTCTCTGACCGTTCCGGGGATTCGCTATGTGGTGGACCCGGGAACCGCACGCATCAGCCGTTATTCCAAGGCCGCGAAAGTGCAGCGACTGCCGATTGAAGACATCTCGCAGGCCAGCGCGGACCAGCGGGCAGGCCGATGCGGCCGACTGGCGGACGGCATCGCCGTTCGGCTCTACGGCAAAGACGATTATGACGGTCGTCCACGCTTCACCGAGCCGGAGATTCTCCGCACCTCCTTGGGCGCGGTGGTACTGCATATGCTGTCGGTGGGCGTAGCCCGCACCGCCCAGGACGTCGCTGATTTCGGGTTCATCGACCAGCCCGACATGCGTGCGGTTTCCGATGGGTTCAACGAGCTCACCGAATTGGGCGCCATATCGCGACGCCGAGGCGAGGTGCACCTGACCAAGACGGGCAGGCAGCTGGCCCGCATCCCGATTGATGTACGGCTTGGCCGAATGGTTATCGAAGCCTCACGAAATACCCCGAATGTGCTTGCCTGCGTTCTGGTGATCGTGGCGTTCCTCAGTCTGCAGGATCCCCGTGAACGCCCTGAAGAGCACCGCGAGGAAGCCGATCGGTGCCATAACCGCTACGCCGACGAACGCAGCGATTTCATGACCGCGCTGAACATCTGGGACCGTTTCTTCCAGGCGGACGGCGAGCGCAGCAATTCCACGTTGCGCAAACTGTGCAGCAGCGAATACATGAGTTATATCCGTATGCGCCAATGGCGTGACCTCGTCCGCCAATTGCATGATATGACCCGAGAATTCAAATTCCGGGTGGGAGAGGTCCTCCCCTCGCAACGTCCGGCCCCCGAGGTCCAAGCTTTGCCTCAGAATCAGCAGGCGGCGCACAGCCTGACATGCTCATGGGATGACCAGGGCATTCACCGCGCCATGCTTTCCGGCCTGCTGTCCAATATCGGCATGCAGGTGGTCCATGAAAGCAAGGCTTCGGATTTCACCGGCCTCAAGGGCGCTGCGCGTGCGCGAGCCATGAAACGAGCCTCGAAGCTTGCACGAAACGACTACCAGGGCGCGAGAGGGACGCGTTTCGCCCTCTTCCCCGCCTCCGGAGTATCCAAAACCACACCCGATTGGGTTATGGTCACAGGACTGGTGGAGACCTCACGCCTATGGGCTCGGTATGCGGCGGCCATAGACCCTGCCTGGGCGGAATCCCTGGCAGGTTCCCTGACTCGGACCACCTATGCCGATGCCCATTGGTCCGCCTCCCGCGGTTCGGCTGTTGCCACGTCGAAAGTGCTGCTCTACGGCCTGCCCATCGTCCAGGACCGCAGTGTGCAATGGGGGTCCATCAATCCGGTGGAGGCCCGGGACATGCTGATACGTCAGGGACTGGTCGAAGGCGATATTCAGCAGCGCTTCTCCTATGATGACTTCGTTGAGGCCAACAGGGCGATTCTTGACCAGGCGGGTGACGATGCCAGTCGCACCAGACGCATAGTCGATGCCGTCAGCGATGAGGATCTCTTCGATTTCTATGATCGCGTCCTGCCTGCTGAGGCCACCTCGCTGGCTGCCCTGGCGCACTGGTGGAAGTCGGAGCACGAGCGGCAACCGCATCTGCTGGACTTCGACCCCGACGAGGTCGAGCGGCTTCGGGAAAGCACGGAGATCAGTCTCGACGACTATCCCGATCACTGGCACACCGTCGCATCCGATGGCACCACCGTCGCTCTCAAACTCAGCTACATCTACGATCCGCAGGCCCAGAACGACGGCGTAACCGTGCATATACCGCTGAAGTACCTGTCGCGGCTGCCGGAAGCGCCGTTCAGCTGGAATGTGCCCGGCATGTTGGACGAGCTGATCGTGAGCACGATCAAATCCTTGCCCAAGGCCCTGCGCGTGCAGTTCGTTCCCGCGCCGGATACGGCAAAGGCCATCAGAGCTTGGATTGATGCACACTACCCCGAGCTGCCCGGCACCAAAGCCGTGAGCGGTGAGGCCGACGACATGCAGCCGTGGCCTGATTTCTCGCAGGCTTTCACCAGCGCCGCGATAGCCGTGGTCGGGGCACAGCTCCATCCCGGCGTCTTCAATCAGGAGCAGCTTGACAAACTGCCCGCCTACACCAGGATGACCTTCAGCGTTGAAAAACCGCATCAGGGCAAAGGTCGGCACCATGGCAAGTCGTCAAACACCGTTCTCGGCACGTCAAAATCACTGCACGACCTGCAGCTGCAATTCGCCAAGCAGGCGGAGGATTCCGCACGCAGACAGGTGAAGGGGAAAGCCGAGAAAGCGGCCGCGGCAGGAAAGCCCGTGGAACAGAGCAAACTTCTTCACAAGGCCGGTGCGACAACGCAATCCCACTCCTCCATGCTTTGGCAAGGGGCTCTCGACCTGCTCAGAATGCCTACCGAGCGGGTCACCTCCCGCTGGCTGGGCGCCGAATCCCTGATGATGGCCTCCGCTCCCTACCCCAGCACCAAGTCACTTGTCGAAGACCTGCAACTGGCCGCCGTCAAGCGTCTGTTGCCCGAGATTCAGAGGCTTCCCGACGACGCCGCATTGCAGCAGGCAGTCAGCGACATCAGCGAAGTGTTTGAAGACACGGTGTACGCAGTCACGCAGGATACGGTGGTCATACTCAGAACCTTCGCCCAGGTCGACTCTGCGGTTTCAGGACCCGCCGACCTGCCGCTGCTTGCAGTCCTGCAATGGATCAAAACACATATCGACACTCTGGTGCACCAGGGCTTCCTGTCGCAGACGCCTGCCGGCTCTCTGCCGCTGCTCGAGAAATATCTTCGGGCCGACCTCATGCGACTGCAGAAGGCTAAGGCCGACAAGGCCCGGGACGTCCGCTGGGCCTGGCAGGCGGAGGAGGCCGAACAACTCGTCTCGGATGCAAGCCTGAGAGCCCGGAAGGAACCTGCCGGTCCGCTTCGCGAGCGCATGGTGGAGCAATCCACGCAGGCCCGCTGGATGCTCGAGGAATTCTATGTCTCGCTTTGGGCACAGGAGTTGGGAAGTTCAGGCCCTGTCAGCATCCAACGCATACGCAAGGTGATTGCGGGCTGA
- a CDS encoding hemagglutinin has product MTGRRNGKHNSGKSSRATGRRSGGSTIGRMVTKRWRRWSAPQRIVASVAATLVVLLVMTLTMGAIRFAQYLTEVHDAQERQQQLTREYAFNPGNIITDERFFDSAAMDASDVQTFLNEQGASCNGSSCLKNYTVDTQNKAADDLCKAYTGASKQSAATIIDSVAKACGISQRTLLTLLQKEQHLVTATAPSDWQYKSAMGLSCPDDADCDPAYAGFFNQVYGAASRFKYYQAHQDRYSYHEQQLNTIQYSPTKSCGSSKVFIENRATALLYIYTPYQPNAAALRAGTGEGNACSSYGNRNFSIIYANWFGNPRE; this is encoded by the coding sequence ATGACCGGTAGACGCAACGGCAAGCACAACTCGGGAAAAAGCTCCCGCGCAACAGGAAGACGCTCCGGTGGCTCCACCATTGGCAGGATGGTGACAAAGCGTTGGAGACGGTGGTCCGCTCCGCAGCGCATAGTGGCATCCGTCGCGGCAACGCTGGTGGTGCTGCTGGTGATGACGCTGACGATGGGTGCGATTCGTTTCGCGCAGTATCTCACCGAGGTTCATGACGCCCAGGAGCGCCAACAGCAGCTCACCAGAGAGTACGCCTTCAATCCCGGCAACATCATCACCGACGAGCGCTTCTTCGACTCGGCTGCCATGGATGCATCCGATGTGCAGACCTTCCTCAATGAGCAGGGCGCCTCGTGCAACGGCAGCTCGTGTCTGAAGAACTACACCGTCGACACCCAGAACAAGGCTGCCGATGACCTGTGCAAGGCCTACACGGGCGCATCCAAGCAAAGCGCGGCAACCATCATCGACTCGGTGGCGAAAGCCTGCGGCATCAGCCAGCGCACACTGCTGACTCTGCTGCAGAAGGAACAGCATCTGGTCACCGCCACCGCCCCCTCCGATTGGCAATACAAATCGGCCATGGGACTATCCTGCCCAGATGATGCGGATTGCGACCCCGCATATGCGGGATTCTTCAATCAGGTCTACGGTGCGGCCAGCCGCTTCAAGTACTATCAGGCTCATCAGGACCGCTACTCGTACCATGAGCAGCAGCTCAACACGATTCAGTACAGTCCCACGAAGTCCTGCGGTTCTTCCAAGGTGTTCATCGAGAACCGTGCCACGGCATTGCTGTACATCTACACCCCGTATCAGCCGAATGCTGCGGCTCTGCGCGCAGGGACCGGCGAAGGCAACGCCTGCTCCAGTTACGGAAACCGCAATTTTTCGATTATCTACGCGAATTGGTTCGGCAACCCGCGCGAATAG
- a CDS encoding endonuclease III domain-containing protein — protein sequence MNCRNICPASEPRHVTQSTPTLRDVFTHMLQVMGPSHWWPAETRFEIMVGAVLTQNTAWGNVARSLDQLRVADALNPHVLRSMDNTRLQALIRPSGFQQNKSRTLQSLCDWFGSRYEYDPERASGRSDDELRSELLQLFGIGGETADDMLLYVFDRRVFIADTYARRLCTFLGFDVAKGYEAFRSQMMPLIEADSFTLEELQEFHGLIDEFGKSHRSVETMQSSFLTSMSGHAAV from the coding sequence ATGAATTGCAGAAATATCTGCCCCGCCTCTGAACCACGACACGTCACGCAGAGCACACCGACTCTGCGTGACGTGTTCACGCATATGTTGCAGGTCATGGGCCCAAGTCATTGGTGGCCGGCGGAGACCCGCTTCGAAATCATGGTCGGTGCCGTGCTCACGCAGAACACGGCTTGGGGCAATGTCGCACGGTCATTGGACCAGTTGAGGGTTGCGGATGCACTGAATCCCCATGTGCTGCGTTCCATGGATAATACACGCCTGCAAGCGCTCATCAGACCTTCGGGTTTTCAGCAGAACAAGTCCCGCACTTTGCAATCCCTATGTGACTGGTTTGGAAGCCGATACGAATACGACCCTGAGCGCGCCAGCGGCCGTTCGGATGACGAGTTGCGTTCCGAACTTCTGCAACTCTTCGGCATCGGAGGCGAAACGGCTGACGACATGCTGCTCTATGTGTTCGACCGTAGAGTCTTCATCGCCGATACCTATGCCAGGCGCCTGTGCACATTCCTGGGATTCGATGTGGCGAAGGGCTATGAGGCTTTCAGGTCGCAGATGATGCCGCTGATAGAGGCCGATTCGTTTACTCTGGAGGAATTGCAGGAGTTCCACGGGCTCATCGATGAATTCGGCAAGTCCCATCGCAGCGTCGAGACCATGCAATCCTCTTTTCTGACCTCAATGTCAGGGCACGCGGCGGTGTAA
- the glnA gene encoding type I glutamate--ammonia ligase, with the protein MDKQQEFALRTVEERDVRFIRLWFTDVLGTLKSVAIAPAELEAAFEEGLGFDGSAIEGMTRVSEDDMIVQPDPSTFQILPWRGGPQGTARMFCDIMTPEGDPSLGDPRRVLKRALEKAKDKGFTFYVHPEIEFYLFESQSDWSQVPTPIDEGGYFDHVPRSPGMDFRRATVNMLEQMGISVEYSHHEAGPGQNEIDLRYADALTTADNIMTFRTVVKEVSLERGIHASFMPKPLANQPGSGMHTHLSLFEGDANAFYEAGQEFNMSLTARQFAAGILYHAAEITAVTDQYVNSYKRLWGGNEAPSYICWGHNNRSALLRIPQYKPGKGNSARMEFRALDPVTNPYLAYSVLLAAGLDGIEQQMTLGEPTSDDVWELTDAERQAMGIQPLPDSLDSALKIMEKSDFVANVLGEHAFEYFLRNKRKEWEEYRLQVTPYELQKYLPRL; encoded by the coding sequence ATGGATAAACAGCAGGAGTTTGCGCTTCGCACAGTAGAGGAACGCGACGTACGTTTTATTCGCCTTTGGTTCACCGATGTGCTGGGAACCTTGAAATCAGTGGCTATCGCTCCGGCGGAACTCGAAGCTGCCTTCGAGGAGGGACTGGGCTTCGACGGGTCGGCGATTGAGGGCATGACCAGGGTCTCCGAGGACGACATGATCGTTCAGCCGGACCCTTCGACCTTCCAGATTCTTCCTTGGCGCGGCGGCCCACAGGGCACGGCCCGAATGTTCTGCGACATCATGACGCCCGAGGGCGACCCCAGCCTCGGTGACCCTAGACGGGTGCTGAAACGTGCACTAGAAAAGGCAAAGGACAAGGGCTTCACCTTCTATGTGCACCCGGAAATAGAATTCTATCTCTTTGAAAGCCAGAGCGACTGGTCTCAGGTCCCTACTCCCATCGACGAGGGTGGATACTTCGACCATGTCCCGCGAAGCCCTGGGATGGATTTCCGCCGTGCGACGGTCAACATGCTCGAACAGATGGGCATCTCGGTGGAGTACTCGCATCATGAGGCCGGACCTGGGCAGAACGAGATTGATTTGCGTTATGCGGATGCCTTGACGACCGCCGACAACATCATGACCTTCCGTACCGTGGTCAAAGAGGTGTCGTTGGAGCGCGGCATCCATGCGAGCTTCATGCCCAAACCCTTGGCCAATCAGCCGGGTTCCGGGATGCATACCCATCTCAGTCTGTTCGAGGGGGATGCGAACGCTTTCTACGAGGCCGGTCAGGAATTCAACATGTCTCTGACGGCTCGTCAGTTCGCGGCGGGCATCCTGTATCACGCAGCCGAAATCACCGCGGTCACCGATCAGTATGTCAATTCGTACAAGCGCCTTTGGGGCGGCAACGAGGCCCCGAGCTATATCTGCTGGGGTCACAACAACCGCTCGGCGCTGCTGCGCATCCCGCAGTACAAGCCGGGCAAGGGCAACTCCGCTCGTATGGAGTTCCGTGCGCTCGACCCGGTCACGAACCCATATCTGGCGTATTCGGTGCTCCTGGCTGCCGGTCTTGACGGCATCGAACAGCAGATGACGCTTGGGGAGCCGACCAGTGATGACGTTTGGGAGCTCACCGATGCAGAGCGTCAGGCGATGGGCATTCAACCGCTGCCGGACTCGCTCGACTCCGCGTTGAAAATCATGGAGAAATCGGACTTCGTGGCCAATGTGCTCGGCGAGCATGCCTTCGAATACTTCCTGCGCAACAAGCGCAAGGAATGGGAAGAATATCGTTTGCAGGTAACGCCATATGAATTGCAGAAATATCTGCCCCGCCTCTGA
- the priA gene encoding bifunctional 1-(5-phosphoribosyl)-5-((5-phosphoribosylamino)methylideneamino)imidazole-4-carboxamide isomerase/phosphoribosylanthranilate isomerase PriA: MLTLLPAVDVRDGKAVRLRQGESGSETDYGSPLEAARTWLRSGAEWIHLVDLDAAFGTGDNRAELRSIVSELGDQVHIEMSGGVRDDDSLQAALDAGASRVNIGTAALENPEWTAKVIGRYGDRVAIGLDVRGHTLAARGWTREGGDLFETMKALDDVGCSRYVVTDVTRDGMMQGPNIDLLREVAERSEAKITASGGISTLDDLRAITELNDLGVDSAILGKSLYAGAFTLEQALEAVGV, encoded by the coding sequence ATGTTGACGCTTCTCCCCGCTGTCGATGTTCGTGACGGCAAAGCCGTTCGTCTTCGTCAGGGCGAATCCGGTTCGGAAACCGATTACGGCAGCCCTCTGGAAGCGGCTCGGACGTGGCTGCGCAGTGGCGCCGAATGGATTCATCTGGTCGATTTGGATGCAGCCTTCGGTACAGGAGACAACCGTGCGGAGCTCAGAAGCATCGTGTCTGAGCTCGGCGATCAGGTGCATATCGAGATGAGTGGCGGTGTCCGGGATGATGACAGTCTCCAGGCCGCTCTCGATGCGGGTGCATCGCGTGTGAATATCGGCACCGCGGCTTTGGAAAATCCTGAATGGACAGCCAAGGTCATCGGTCGATATGGCGACCGGGTCGCCATCGGGCTGGATGTCCGCGGGCATACCTTGGCTGCGCGAGGATGGACCCGCGAAGGGGGAGATCTCTTCGAGACGATGAAGGCCCTCGATGACGTCGGCTGCTCGCGCTATGTCGTCACCGACGTGACGCGGGACGGCATGATGCAGGGTCCTAACATCGATCTGCTCAGGGAAGTCGCGGAGCGCAGCGAGGCGAAGATCACCGCGTCCGGTGGTATCTCCACTCTGGATGATCTTCGCGCGATCACTGAACTCAACGACCTGGGCGTCGACTCTGCCATACTCGGCAAATCACTGTATGCAGGAGCCTTCACATTGGAGCAGGCCTTGGAAGCGGTCGGAGTGTGA
- the hisH gene encoding imidazole glycerol phosphate synthase subunit HisH yields the protein MTSIVVFDYGFGNVRSMLRAVYNLGADVTLTSDYRASLEADGLVVPGVGAFAACMEGLRSVRGDRVIQDRLQAGRPVLGVCVGEQIMFESGTEHDENAQGLGLIGGEVTALDADVVPHMGWNTVTAGHGSRLLAGIESERFYFVHSYAAMGAKDKDVPNVDFSSGDGIGDGNGKGTVTWCDYGRSHFVAAYERGPLSATQFHPEKSAQAGAQLLRNWIGTFPDCG from the coding sequence ATGACTTCAATAGTGGTGTTTGACTATGGATTCGGCAATGTTCGCTCGATGCTCAGAGCTGTGTACAATCTGGGAGCCGATGTGACACTGACTTCGGATTATCGTGCGTCCTTGGAGGCCGACGGTCTGGTGGTGCCCGGGGTGGGGGCTTTTGCCGCCTGCATGGAGGGGCTTCGTTCGGTGCGTGGCGATCGGGTGATTCAGGACCGCCTGCAGGCCGGAAGGCCGGTGCTCGGCGTCTGCGTCGGCGAACAGATCATGTTCGAATCCGGTACGGAGCATGACGAAAACGCCCAGGGACTTGGACTTATAGGGGGAGAGGTCACCGCCCTCGATGCGGATGTGGTGCCGCATATGGGTTGGAACACCGTCACTGCAGGGCACGGTAGCCGCCTGCTGGCGGGCATCGAGTCGGAACGCTTCTATTTCGTACATTCCTACGCGGCGATGGGTGCCAAGGACAAGGATGTTCCCAACGTCGACTTTTCGAGCGGTGACGGTATCGGGGACGGAAACGGGAAGGGTACGGTCACCTGGTGCGATTATGGCCGCAGCCATTTCGTGGCTGCGTATGAGCGCGGGCCTCTGAGCGCCACCCAGTTCCATCCGGAGAAATCCGCCCAGGCAGGGGCTCAGTTGTTGCGAAACTGGATTGGTACCTTCCCCGACTGCGGGTGA
- the hisB gene encoding imidazoleglycerol-phosphate dehydratase HisB, translated as MDRTASITRATSESQVELSLNLDGTGKTQIDTSVPFYNHMMTALGKHSLIDLTIKATGDTDIDAHHTVEDIAIVFGEALKQALGDKRGIRRFADATVPLDEALATAVVDISGRPYAVCTGEPEGFEYAMIGGHFTGSLVRHVMESIAFHAGICLHLTLHSGRDPHHIAEAEFKALARALRGAVELDPRVSGIPSTKGAL; from the coding sequence ATGGATAGAACAGCCTCGATAACACGGGCTACCAGCGAGTCCCAGGTCGAATTGAGCCTGAACCTCGATGGCACTGGCAAAACGCAGATTGATACCAGCGTGCCGTTCTATAACCATATGATGACCGCTCTGGGCAAGCATTCGCTTATCGATTTGACCATCAAGGCCACTGGGGACACCGACATCGACGCCCATCACACGGTCGAGGACATCGCCATAGTGTTCGGTGAAGCCTTGAAGCAGGCTTTGGGTGACAAGCGGGGGATTCGACGCTTCGCTGATGCCACCGTGCCGTTGGATGAGGCACTGGCCACGGCGGTAGTGGATATTTCGGGTCGCCCATATGCTGTGTGCACGGGGGAGCCTGAGGGCTTCGAATACGCCATGATTGGCGGCCATTTCACGGGGTCGCTGGTTCGTCACGTCATGGAGTCCATCGCCTTCCATGCCGGTATCTGCCTGCACCTGACGCTGCATTCCGGACGCGACCCCCACCACATCGCGGAAGCCGAATTCAAGGCTCTCGCCCGTGCATTGCGTGGAGCGGTCGAACTCGACCCAAGGGTTTCGGGCATTCCCAGCACCAAGGGTGCGCTGTGA